In the Ctenopharyngodon idella isolate HZGC_01 chromosome 4, HZGC01, whole genome shotgun sequence genome, one interval contains:
- the atp2b1a gene encoding plasma membrane calcium-transporting ATPase 1a isoform X1, giving the protein MANNSYSGVKNSVAEPNHDGEFGCSLKELRSLMELRGAEGLYKIQESFADVNGLCSRLKTSPVDGLSGQPLDIDKRKEAFGQNFIPPKKPKTFLQLVWEALQDVTLIILEVAAIVSLGLSFYKPPDSESKNCGNAAAGVEDEGESEAGWIEGAAILLSVICVVLVTAFNDWSKEKQFRGLQSRIEQEQKFTVVRGGQVIPIPVAEIVVGDIAQIKYGDLLPADGVLIQGNDLKIDESSLTGESDHVKKSLEKDPLLLSGTHVMEGSGKMVVTAVGVNSQTGIIFTLLGAGEDDEDEEEEKKKKEKEKKKEKKNKKQDGSVENRKKAKAQDGAAMEMQPLNSDEGADGEEKKKSNLPKKEKSVLQGKLTKLAVQIGKAGLVMSAITVIILVVLFVVDTFWVQGLPWEKECTPIYIQFFVKFFIIGVTVLVVAVPEGLPLAVTISLAYSVKKMMKDNNLVRHLDACETMGNATAICSDKTGTLTMNRMKVVQVSIADKHYKKVPEPDVIPASIMDLLTVGISVNCAYTTKIMPPEKEGGLNRQVGNKTECALLGFTMDLKKDYQAIRNEIPEEKLYKVYTFNSVRKSMSTVLKNADGSFRMFSKGASEILLKKCFKILTATGEAKVFRPRDRDDMVKRVIEPMASEGLRTICLAYRDFPVSEGEPDWDNENEILSRLTCVCIVGIEDPVRPEVPDAIKKCQRAGITVRMVTGDNLNTARAIATKCGILQVGDDFLCIEGKEFNRRIRNEKGEIEQERIDKIWPKLRVLARSSPTDKHTLVKGIIDSTVVEQRQVVAVTGDGTNDGPALKKADVGFAMGIAGTDVAKEASDIILTDDNFSSIVKAVMWGRNVYDSISKFLQFQLTVNVVAVIVAFTGACITQDSPLKAVQMLWVNLIMDTFASLALATEPPTESLLLRKPYGRNKPLISRTMMKNILGHAVYQLTIIFTLLFAGEKIFDIDSGRNAPLHAPPSEHYTIVFNTFVMMQLFNEINARKIHGERNVFEGIFNNLIFCSIVFGTFVIQIVIVQFGGKPFSCVGLNIEQWLWCVFLGFGCLLWGQVISSIPTSRLKFLKTAGHGTQKEEIPDEELEELDDLDEIDHAERELRRGQILWFRGLNRIQTQMDVVSAFQSGISFQAAVRRQPSSTSQQHDIRVVNAFRSSLSPYEGLEKPESRSSIHNFMTHPEFRIEDSEPHIPLIDDTDAEDDAPTKRNATPTPPPPPSPNQNNNAVDSGIHLFLDPSKPATPSTPGSPMHSLETSL; this is encoded by the exons ATGGCTAACAACTCATACAGCGGGGTGAAGAACTCTGTGGCCGAGCCCAATCACGATGGAGAGTTTGGCTGCTCGCTTAAAGAGCTGCGCTCTCTCATGGAACTGCGAGGGGCTGAAGGATTATACAAAATCCAGGAATCTTTTGCGGACGTTAATGGACTTTGCAGCAGACTGAAAACATCGCCCGTAGATG GATTAAGTGGGCAGCCCTTAGATATTGATAAAAGAAAAGAAGCATTTGGACAGAACTTTATACCTCCGAAAAAGCCAAAAACCTTTCTTCAGTTAGTATGGGAAGCATTACAAGACGTAACATTGATTATTTTGGAAGTGGCAGCAATAGTTTCTTTAGGCCTTTCTTTTTATAAACCTCCGgattcagaaagtaaaa attgCGGGAATGCAGCGGCTGGAGTAGAGGATGAAGGAGAATCTGAGGCTGGATGGATAGAAGGAGCAGCGATCCTCCTGTCTGTTATTTGCGTGGTGCTCGTAACAGCATTTAATGACTGGAGCAAGGAGAAACAGTTTCGTGGCTTACAGAGCCGCATAGAACAAGAGCAAAAGTTTACGGTGGTTCGGGGAGGGCAAGTCATTCCGATCCCTGTGGCCGAGATTGTCGTCGGGGACATTGCACAAATTAAATATG GTGACCTCCTGCCTGCTGATGGCGTTCTCATCCAGGGCAATGACCTCAAAATAGATGAGAGCTCCTTAACCGGAGAGTCTGACCATGTGAAGAAATCGTTGGAGAAAGATCCTTTGCTGCTGTCAG GTACTCATGTCATGGAGGGTTCTGGAAAAATGGTGGTCACTGCTGTCGGAGTCAATTCCCAAACTGGAATCATCTTCACATTATTGGGGGCGGGAGAAGATGAcgaggatgaggaggaggagaagaagaaaaaagaaaaagagaaaaagaaagagaagaaaa ATAAAAAGCAGGATGGCTCTGTGGAGAACAGAAAGAAAG CTAAAGCCCAGGATGGTGCTGCAATGGAGATGCAGCCTCTAAACAGTGATGAAGGGGCTGATGGTGAGGAGAAGAAAAAATCCAACTTGCCAAAGAAAGAGAAATCGGTCTTGCAAGGAAAGCTGACCAAATTAGCGGTCCAAATCGGAAAAGCAG GTCTGGTGATGTCAGCCATCACAGTGATCATCTTGGTGGTGCTTTTCGTAGTGGACACTTTCTGGGTCCAGGGACTTCCTTGGGAAAAAGAATGCACGCCCATCTACATCCAGTTTTTTGTTAAGTTCTTTATCATCGGTGTGACTGTGCTGGTGGTGGCCGTCCCTGAGGGTCTTCCGCTGGCTGTAACCATCTCACTGGCTTACTCTGTCAAA AAAATGATGAAAGACAATAATTTGGTGAGGCATCTTGATGCCTGTGAAACCATGGGCAATGCCACAGCCATCTGTTCGGATAAGACAGGGACTCTGACTATGAACCGGATGAAAGTTGTTCAGGTCAGTATCGCTGACAAGCACTACAAGAAAGTCCCTGAGCCTGATGTCATTCCTGCCAGCATTATGGACCTGCTCACAGTGGGCATCAGTGTAAACTGCGCTTACACCACCAAAATCATG CCCCCTGAGAAGGAGGGAGGCCTGAATCGTCAGGTGGGCAACAAAACTGAATGTGCCTTGCTGGGCTTTACCATGGACTTGAAAAAAGACTATCAAGCAATCCGCAACGAAATCCCTGAAGAGAAGCTTTACAAAGTCTACACCTTTAACTCCGTCAGGAAATCCATGAGCACCGTGCTAAAGAATGCTGACGGAAGCTTCCGGATGTTCAGCAAAGGAGCCTCCGAGATTCTGCTGAAGAA GTGTTTTAAAATCCTGACAGCGACGGGTGAGGCAAAGGTTTTCCGGCCCAGAGACCGAGATGACATGGTGAAGAGAGTGATCGAGCCTATGGCCTCTGAGGGCCTGAGAACCATCTGCCTGGCTTACAGGGACTTCCCTGTTTCTGAAGGAGAACCAGACTGGGATAATGAGAACGAAATCCTCAGCAGGCTCACCTGTGTGTGTATCGTTGGCATTGAAGACCCAGTCAGACCAGAG GTCCCTGATGCCATTAAAAAGTGCCAGCGTGCTGGAATCACAGTGCGTATGGTCACCGGGGACAACCTTAACACTGCCCGCGCTATAGCAACTAAATGTGGCATCCTGCAGGTAGGAGATGACTTCCTCTGCATTGAGGGCAAAGAGTTCAACCGCCGGATCCGTAATGAAAAGGGAGAG attgaACAAGAGCGGATTGACAAAATATGGCCTAAACTCCGGGTGCTGGCGAGATCTTCGCCGACCGACAAGCATACACTAGTCAAAG GTATAATTGACAGCACTGTTGTGGAACAGAGGCAGGTTGTGGCTGTAACAGGAGATGGCACCAATGATGGCCCTGCCTTAAAAAAGGCCGATGTTGGGTTTGCCATG GGCATTGCCGGCACAGACGTGGCTAAAGAAGCCTCCGATATCATCCTCACTGACGACAACTTCAGCAGCATTGTCAAGGCAGTCATGTGGGGGCGGAATGTGTACGACAGCATTTCAAAATTCCTCCAGTTCCAGCTCACCGTCAATGTGGTGGCTGTGATCGTGGCCTTCACTGGAGCTTGCATCACACAG GACTCTCCTTTGAAAGCTGTACAGATGTTATGGGTAAATCTGATTATGGACACATTTGCCTCTTTGGCCTTGGCCACTGAACCCCCCACTGAATCTCTTCTGCTGAGGAAGCCTTACGGCCGCAATAAACCCCTCATCTCCAGGACAATGATGAAGAACATATTGGGTCATGCGGTCTACCAGCTCACCATCATCTTCACTCTGCTCTTTGCTG GTGAGAAGATATTTGACATTGACAGTGGGCGTAATGCCCCTCTTCACGCTCCCCCCTCTGAGCACTACACCATCGTCTTCAACACCTTTGTGATGATGCAGCTATTTAATGAAATCAATGCACGGAAGATCCATGGGGAGCGAAATGTCTTTGAAGGCATTTTCAATAATTTGATCTTCTGTTCCATCGTCTTTGGGACTTTTGTTATTCAG ATTGTGATCGTGCAGTTTGGAGGAAAGCCATTCAGCTGTGTGGGGCTGAACATTGAACAGTGGCTATGGTGTGTCTTCTTGGGCTTTGGATGTCTACTCTGGGGACAG GTCATTTCCTCGATCCCCACGAGTCGGCTGAAGTTCCTGAAGACTGCTGGTCACGGCACGCAGAAGGAGGAAATCCCAGATGAGGAGTTGGAGGAGCTGGACGACCTGGATGAAATCGACCATGCTGAGCGAGAGCTCCGCAGAGGGCAGATCCTTTGGTTCAGAGGCCTCAACCGCATTCAGACTCAG ATGGATGTAGTGAGTGCGTTCCAGAGCGGAATTTCCTTTCAGGCGGCCGTCAGGCGCCAGCCCTCCAGCACCAGCCAACAGCACGAT ATCCGAGTGGTGAATGCATTCCGCAGCTCGCTGTCGCCCTATGAGGGCCTGGAGAAGCCAGAGTCTCGCAGCTCCATCCACAACTTCATGACCCATCCGGAGTTCCGGATAGAGGACTCAGAACCCCACATCCCCCTCATCGATGACACGGACGCGGAGGACGACGCCCCCACTAAGAGAAACGCCACACCCACGCCTCCTCCCCCACCCTCGCCCAATCAGAACAATAACGCCGTAGACAGCGGCATTCACCTCTTCCTGGATCCCAGCAAGCCAGCCACACCCTCAACTCCCGGGAGCCCCATGCACAGCCTAGAGACGTCCCTTTGA
- the atp2b1a gene encoding plasma membrane calcium-transporting ATPase 1a isoform X3, with protein MANNSYSGVKNSVAEPNHDGEFGCSLKELRSLMELRGAEGLYKIQESFADVNGLCSRLKTSPVDGLSGQPLDIDKRKEAFGQNFIPPKKPKTFLQLVWEALQDVTLIILEVAAIVSLGLSFYKPPDSESKNCGNAAAGVEDEGESEAGWIEGAAILLSVICVVLVTAFNDWSKEKQFRGLQSRIEQEQKFTVVRGGQVIPIPVAEIVVGDIAQIKYGDLLPADGVLIQGNDLKIDESSLTGESDHVKKSLEKDPLLLSGTHVMEGSGKMVVTAVGVNSQTGIIFTLLGAGEDDEDEEEEKKKKEKEKKKEKKNKKQDGSVENRKKAKAQDGAAMEMQPLNSDEGADGEEKKKSNLPKKEKSVLQGKLTKLAVQIGKAGLVMSAITVIILVVLFVVDTFWVQGLPWEKECTPIYIQFFVKFFIIGVTVLVVAVPEGLPLAVTISLAYSVKKMMKDNNLVRHLDACETMGNATAICSDKTGTLTMNRMKVVQVSIADKHYKKVPEPDVIPASIMDLLTVGISVNCAYTTKIMPPEKEGGLNRQVGNKTECALLGFTMDLKKDYQAIRNEIPEEKLYKVYTFNSVRKSMSTVLKNADGSFRMFSKGASEILLKKCFKILTATGEAKVFRPRDRDDMVKRVIEPMASEGLRTICLAYRDFPVSEGEPDWDNENEILSRLTCVCIVGIEDPVRPEVPDAIKKCQRAGITVRMVTGDNLNTARAIATKCGILQVGDDFLCIEGKEFNRRIRNEKGEIEQERIDKIWPKLRVLARSSPTDKHTLVKGIIDSTVVEQRQVVAVTGDGTNDGPALKKADVGFAMGIAGTDVAKEASDIILTDDNFSSIVKAVMWGRNVYDSISKFLQFQLTVNVVAVIVAFTGACITQDSPLKAVQMLWVNLIMDTFASLALATEPPTESLLLRKPYGRNKPLISRTMMKNILGHAVYQLTIIFTLLFAGEKIFDIDSGRNAPLHAPPSEHYTIVFNTFVMMQLFNEINARKIHGERNVFEGIFNNLIFCSIVFGTFVIQIVIVQFGGKPFSCVGLNIEQWLWCVFLGFGCLLWGQVISSIPTSRLKFLKTAGHGTQKEEIPDEELEELDDLDEIDHAERELRRGQILWFRGLNRIQTQIRVVNAFRSSLSPYEGLEKPESRSSIHNFMTHPEFRIEDSEPHIPLIDDTDAEDDAPTKRNATPTPPPPPSPNQNNNAVDSGIHLFLDPSKPATPSTPGSPMHSLETSL; from the exons ATGGCTAACAACTCATACAGCGGGGTGAAGAACTCTGTGGCCGAGCCCAATCACGATGGAGAGTTTGGCTGCTCGCTTAAAGAGCTGCGCTCTCTCATGGAACTGCGAGGGGCTGAAGGATTATACAAAATCCAGGAATCTTTTGCGGACGTTAATGGACTTTGCAGCAGACTGAAAACATCGCCCGTAGATG GATTAAGTGGGCAGCCCTTAGATATTGATAAAAGAAAAGAAGCATTTGGACAGAACTTTATACCTCCGAAAAAGCCAAAAACCTTTCTTCAGTTAGTATGGGAAGCATTACAAGACGTAACATTGATTATTTTGGAAGTGGCAGCAATAGTTTCTTTAGGCCTTTCTTTTTATAAACCTCCGgattcagaaagtaaaa attgCGGGAATGCAGCGGCTGGAGTAGAGGATGAAGGAGAATCTGAGGCTGGATGGATAGAAGGAGCAGCGATCCTCCTGTCTGTTATTTGCGTGGTGCTCGTAACAGCATTTAATGACTGGAGCAAGGAGAAACAGTTTCGTGGCTTACAGAGCCGCATAGAACAAGAGCAAAAGTTTACGGTGGTTCGGGGAGGGCAAGTCATTCCGATCCCTGTGGCCGAGATTGTCGTCGGGGACATTGCACAAATTAAATATG GTGACCTCCTGCCTGCTGATGGCGTTCTCATCCAGGGCAATGACCTCAAAATAGATGAGAGCTCCTTAACCGGAGAGTCTGACCATGTGAAGAAATCGTTGGAGAAAGATCCTTTGCTGCTGTCAG GTACTCATGTCATGGAGGGTTCTGGAAAAATGGTGGTCACTGCTGTCGGAGTCAATTCCCAAACTGGAATCATCTTCACATTATTGGGGGCGGGAGAAGATGAcgaggatgaggaggaggagaagaagaaaaaagaaaaagagaaaaagaaagagaagaaaa ATAAAAAGCAGGATGGCTCTGTGGAGAACAGAAAGAAAG CTAAAGCCCAGGATGGTGCTGCAATGGAGATGCAGCCTCTAAACAGTGATGAAGGGGCTGATGGTGAGGAGAAGAAAAAATCCAACTTGCCAAAGAAAGAGAAATCGGTCTTGCAAGGAAAGCTGACCAAATTAGCGGTCCAAATCGGAAAAGCAG GTCTGGTGATGTCAGCCATCACAGTGATCATCTTGGTGGTGCTTTTCGTAGTGGACACTTTCTGGGTCCAGGGACTTCCTTGGGAAAAAGAATGCACGCCCATCTACATCCAGTTTTTTGTTAAGTTCTTTATCATCGGTGTGACTGTGCTGGTGGTGGCCGTCCCTGAGGGTCTTCCGCTGGCTGTAACCATCTCACTGGCTTACTCTGTCAAA AAAATGATGAAAGACAATAATTTGGTGAGGCATCTTGATGCCTGTGAAACCATGGGCAATGCCACAGCCATCTGTTCGGATAAGACAGGGACTCTGACTATGAACCGGATGAAAGTTGTTCAGGTCAGTATCGCTGACAAGCACTACAAGAAAGTCCCTGAGCCTGATGTCATTCCTGCCAGCATTATGGACCTGCTCACAGTGGGCATCAGTGTAAACTGCGCTTACACCACCAAAATCATG CCCCCTGAGAAGGAGGGAGGCCTGAATCGTCAGGTGGGCAACAAAACTGAATGTGCCTTGCTGGGCTTTACCATGGACTTGAAAAAAGACTATCAAGCAATCCGCAACGAAATCCCTGAAGAGAAGCTTTACAAAGTCTACACCTTTAACTCCGTCAGGAAATCCATGAGCACCGTGCTAAAGAATGCTGACGGAAGCTTCCGGATGTTCAGCAAAGGAGCCTCCGAGATTCTGCTGAAGAA GTGTTTTAAAATCCTGACAGCGACGGGTGAGGCAAAGGTTTTCCGGCCCAGAGACCGAGATGACATGGTGAAGAGAGTGATCGAGCCTATGGCCTCTGAGGGCCTGAGAACCATCTGCCTGGCTTACAGGGACTTCCCTGTTTCTGAAGGAGAACCAGACTGGGATAATGAGAACGAAATCCTCAGCAGGCTCACCTGTGTGTGTATCGTTGGCATTGAAGACCCAGTCAGACCAGAG GTCCCTGATGCCATTAAAAAGTGCCAGCGTGCTGGAATCACAGTGCGTATGGTCACCGGGGACAACCTTAACACTGCCCGCGCTATAGCAACTAAATGTGGCATCCTGCAGGTAGGAGATGACTTCCTCTGCATTGAGGGCAAAGAGTTCAACCGCCGGATCCGTAATGAAAAGGGAGAG attgaACAAGAGCGGATTGACAAAATATGGCCTAAACTCCGGGTGCTGGCGAGATCTTCGCCGACCGACAAGCATACACTAGTCAAAG GTATAATTGACAGCACTGTTGTGGAACAGAGGCAGGTTGTGGCTGTAACAGGAGATGGCACCAATGATGGCCCTGCCTTAAAAAAGGCCGATGTTGGGTTTGCCATG GGCATTGCCGGCACAGACGTGGCTAAAGAAGCCTCCGATATCATCCTCACTGACGACAACTTCAGCAGCATTGTCAAGGCAGTCATGTGGGGGCGGAATGTGTACGACAGCATTTCAAAATTCCTCCAGTTCCAGCTCACCGTCAATGTGGTGGCTGTGATCGTGGCCTTCACTGGAGCTTGCATCACACAG GACTCTCCTTTGAAAGCTGTACAGATGTTATGGGTAAATCTGATTATGGACACATTTGCCTCTTTGGCCTTGGCCACTGAACCCCCCACTGAATCTCTTCTGCTGAGGAAGCCTTACGGCCGCAATAAACCCCTCATCTCCAGGACAATGATGAAGAACATATTGGGTCATGCGGTCTACCAGCTCACCATCATCTTCACTCTGCTCTTTGCTG GTGAGAAGATATTTGACATTGACAGTGGGCGTAATGCCCCTCTTCACGCTCCCCCCTCTGAGCACTACACCATCGTCTTCAACACCTTTGTGATGATGCAGCTATTTAATGAAATCAATGCACGGAAGATCCATGGGGAGCGAAATGTCTTTGAAGGCATTTTCAATAATTTGATCTTCTGTTCCATCGTCTTTGGGACTTTTGTTATTCAG ATTGTGATCGTGCAGTTTGGAGGAAAGCCATTCAGCTGTGTGGGGCTGAACATTGAACAGTGGCTATGGTGTGTCTTCTTGGGCTTTGGATGTCTACTCTGGGGACAG GTCATTTCCTCGATCCCCACGAGTCGGCTGAAGTTCCTGAAGACTGCTGGTCACGGCACGCAGAAGGAGGAAATCCCAGATGAGGAGTTGGAGGAGCTGGACGACCTGGATGAAATCGACCATGCTGAGCGAGAGCTCCGCAGAGGGCAGATCCTTTGGTTCAGAGGCCTCAACCGCATTCAGACTCAG ATCCGAGTGGTGAATGCATTCCGCAGCTCGCTGTCGCCCTATGAGGGCCTGGAGAAGCCAGAGTCTCGCAGCTCCATCCACAACTTCATGACCCATCCGGAGTTCCGGATAGAGGACTCAGAACCCCACATCCCCCTCATCGATGACACGGACGCGGAGGACGACGCCCCCACTAAGAGAAACGCCACACCCACGCCTCCTCCCCCACCCTCGCCCAATCAGAACAATAACGCCGTAGACAGCGGCATTCACCTCTTCCTGGATCCCAGCAAGCCAGCCACACCCTCAACTCCCGGGAGCCCCATGCACAGCCTAGAGACGTCCCTTTGA